AATTCGATTATCGGCTCGGCCTCATTCCGCTAGGCGGCGATGCCGAGGAATCAGAAGACGTCGGCAATTCGTTCAGCAGCATCGATTCCTTACAGGCAGTGCCGCTTTTGTATTGGGCTGGCGCAAAGACAGGGGATTCCTCTTACGATGGAATCGCCGCACGCCACACCAAACGCGTGCTCGACATTCATATGCGTTCTGATGGCTCAATCGTTCAGTCAAGTGAGCTCAATCCCGCGACGGGCAAGGTCGTCCGCCATTTCACGCACAAAGGGTACAGCGATAGTAGCGTGTGGGGCAGGGCACAGGCGTGGGGTCTCGTCTATACGGCGATCGCGCTTGCTCATGATCCTCATGAGAAGCGCTGGATGGAGCAGTTGATTGCGGGGGCGGACTGGTGGCTGTCGCACGTGCCAGCCAGCATGGTAGCGTTCTGGGACTTCGATGACCCTGCCATCCCCAATGCGGAGACTGACACGGCGGCAACTGCAATTACGTGCTCGGCGCTTCTGAAGCTGGCGCGGCTCGCGCCGACAGCGGCACTGCGCGCTAAGTATCGTGAGGCAGGCGAATCGACCGCTAGGGCATTGATCGACAATTATCTAACGACGGCAGGTCCAAACGACACCCGCTTGCCTGGGATGCTGGTCGGTGCCTGCTTCAACAAGCGTCGCGATGCACGCGCCCAGGATTCGGCAAACAAAGCAGAGACGATCTTCGGATCCTACTATCTGTTTGAATCTCTAAACATCCTCGATGGGCTGGTCGAGGCCGAGAAGGTCTGATCACTTTGTCTACTTACTGGCTGGATTTCTCCTAATGCCAAACGAAACCTACCCAATCTATACGGGCCTCTTCCCTGTCGCGCCGACGCCCTTTACGGAGACCGGAGATCTCGACCTCGAGGGCCAGCGGCGGGTTATCGACTGCATGGTCGATCAAAAGGTCGACGGCATCTGCATCTTGGCCAACTATTCCGAACAGTTCCTGCTATCCGACGACGAGCGGAAGCTGCTGGTCGACCTCTGCCTCTCACATGTCGCTGGCCGCGTTCCCGTCATGGTCACCTGCAGCCATTTCTCTACCCGTATAGCGCTGGCGCGCGCCCGTCATGCGGCCGAAAGCGGCGCAAGCCTCGTCATGCTGATGCCGCCCTATCACGGTTATGGTCTGAACGCCGATGAAGTGGGCACGCTCGAACACTTCAGCCGTGTCGCGGATGCGGCCAGGATTCCAATCATGGTCCAGGATGCGCCGCTCAGCGGCGTGACGCTCACGGTGCCATTTCTCGTGCGACTTGCGCAACAAGTGCCACTCGTTAGCTATTTTAAGATCGAGGTGCCGTTCGCCGCGGCAAAGCTGCGTAGCTTGGTCCAGCTCGGTGGCGAGACAATCATCGGTCCATTTGACGGCGAGGAAGCCATTAGCATGATGGCGGACCTCGATGCTGGTGCGAGCGGAACCATGTCGAGCGCACTGCTACCGGATCTGCTCCGGCCTGTCATTGATCACCATAGGGCCGGACGCAGATGTGAGGCTCGCGAGGCCTATGCCAGGGTGTTGCCGCTAATCAACTTTGAGAACCGGCAATGTGGTCTGCGCGCTGCCAAGAGCGTGATGGCCGAAGGTGGCGTGATCAAATGCGAGGCAGTGCGACATCCCCTTGCGCAGATTGATCCCGACACGAGAAGAGGCTTGATTGAGCTCGCACACGAAGCCAATCCGCTCGCCCTTTATTGGGGGCACTGAATCGTTCGTCCACGGCTGGAGGCTTCAATGAAGATCACGACCCGCTCTGGTCGACAGTGAACGTGTTCTAGCGTGCCATCCACAGAATCGAGTGCGAGCTCTACGGTAACGACTTGGCCCGGCAGCGGCCCGGTCGCAACGAGAACGGGACGGCAGCGAGGTAACGCCTGTTTTGCTGGAGCGACTGACGGCAGAAGGGCAGTCCCTGATCGAACGACGCGACGCCTTCGAGCTGTTGCGCAACTAGGCCGCCCACACCCGCTTATCCGACCAGAGTTCCATCCCTCGCATACCTGCTCTGCTCGGCATGCCGGCCGTCGCAGGACGAGGCGTGGTGTTCGTGATATCCAAGCGGCGCATCGGCGAAGGGATAGGTGGACATGAAACAGGAACTACGCGCGGCCGTCGAGGGAACGATTCACGCCTACGTTGCCGATACCTATGGCCTAGGGTCTCGACAGTTGTGAAAGGTTCTGACGCAGGCCAAGACGACCGTGAGCAAGACAGACCACCGCCAGCTTCGCGCATTTGTCTCCTGATGCGAGGATCTATTCGTGATTGCCTGCAGTACTCGCGGATACTCAGGCGTAAACTGTGACCGCACCGGCGGGCGGGTTTTCCGAGATCGTTTTGCAGTGAGCCAAGCGAGAGAGATGCACGGGTTCCATTCGCAAGCAATGCAGCGACGTTTCTTCATTGGCTTTTCTTCCATCTCCTTCTTCATCGTCGGCGCCGGGATTGTCATGCCGGCGTGGGTTGCGTTCGATGTGGGCGGATCGAACCTGGTGGGCCTGGTTCTGCTGGCCTCCAGTCTTGCCGGTTTTGCCCTGGCGCCGCTTAGCGGACATGTCGTCGACCGTCACAATCGCCTCAGGGTCACCGCATCGGGACAACTCGTCAGAGCTGTTGGCTTGCTAATGTTGGCTCCGGTACACCTTTTGCCCGATGCGCTCTCGCGTCCTACCCTCCTTCTATCAGCAGTTCTCGGAGCTTTCGGCTATGCGCTTCTGGCAGGCGCCATGAGCGGCATCCTGCAATCGCTGATTCCCGAGACCGAGCGCATGCGCTTTAACATGCGATTGTCGTTCTTCAATCAGGCGGGGATGGCTTTGGGCACAGGTGCGGCCGGCTACGGCATCGCTCACTTCGGCAGCGCGACGACCGCCGCCCTGTTTGCCTTCGTCGCGATCTCCGTTCTGCCCCTGTTGAGGAATCTGACCGCGTATCCTACGCGCACACACGCAGCGAAGCGCCTCAATCTGTTTTCGGCTTCTCGTGAAGCGATCAACTATCTTGTGAACGAGCCACAAAGCCTGTCCGCGTCGGTATCAGTGGGCCTGGTATTTGCCGTCATTCAGATCACAAACCTGTTGTTACCTGGATTCGTCATTCATTCGCTCGGCGGAGGTAGTCGCCTCTTCGGTACACTCGAGATGACGGCTGCGATTGCGGGCATGGCCGCTCTTGCCGCTGCGGGGATCCCAGCGGTGGCCAGGAGAATCGCTCGCATGACGACGCTCCTTGTCGCCGGCGCGGCGGGCTCGTTGCTCGTCCTGTCCTATGCGACCGACCCGCTTGTCGCAATTGTGCTCTATACGGTGGCTGGGATGCTGTGGAATCTGGCGCGGGCGGCGGCCAACGGACATCTCTTGACTGTCGTCGATTCGGCGCTGATCGGACGCGTCCAGGCCTTTACCACTCTTCTAACGGGTGCGGTTGGTGCGCTGATCTTCCTGCTTCCTACTTTGCTTCCGAATACGACCGAAGCTCAGCTCTACATGGCATGCGGCGTGATGATCCTAGTCACGACCGCGCTCCTCGCTCTCTGGACTCGCCGCGGCAGACCCGCTCGCGCCTGACAGGTCAGCATCGACGATGGGCAATGCCGCCGAGTTCTGGGGCCGAAGGGCGACATCGTGGACGGTCGCGGACGATATCCCCCGGCATACTATTGTCTATTGCTGATTTTTCTCCGCTTGCTCAACGCCGCCAATACTGCCGCCGACGCCGGTTCCCCCGCGCCCGTCGCAGTCTTGTTTCACGCCAACATCCGCCCCCGCAGCCCTGATGAGTTTTCTGAGCTCTTGAGCCGTATTAGCGACCTTCCATCCTTGACGGTCGGACATCTGGCGCACCTCCTCATCGGTGGCGGAAAGGATTTCCACGCTTAGCGATTCGAACAATCGCTCCAGATCGAGACTCGGGTGCCAGCGTGTCATCACTTGTTCCAGTACTGGTGTTGGCGCAGCAACGTGCGCCTCATCCGTCGTCGTGTCGTGTCGTAATCGAGCTCGGACATCTCATGGATCTTGCAAATCTCTCTAGCCGCCAGACCATCAGCCATGCCTGCGATGATTTTCAGCGCCAGTGGATCACCCTCAAACAGCCGATAGATGTTGGCCAGCGTCTGTGCGGCAACCAAGATCCGCTCCGGATCGGGCACCTCGTCGGCATCTCCACCGGGCCCGCTCCGCTGGTCCTCGTTATCGCGGCTCACGAACAGCCTTTGCTCAAGACGCGCACGACGCCAATGGTCGTTGCAGATGCTGCGCATCACGCCCGACAGGAAGCCCAGGATGGGCACGCCGGGCGGCCAGGGGCGCGAGCCGTCGAGGGTGCGTGCAATCGCCTCGTTGAGGATGTCGGTCCAGGAGAGCCCTCCCGGCAGGTCGCGGCTCCACAATCGTGCAAGAGCTTTGAGCCGCACGAGATCGATATCGGACAGGGCATCTATCGCAGATGCGACATCAGTCGCATGGGCGACCGCGTTGGCAGGATGGGGAGTGATAGTCAATGGTTCCATGTTCACTGTGCTATGCGCTCCAGCCAGCCCAGTGCGGACAGCCGAAGAAAAACATTTTTGACGTGTCTGCCCGACCGGAGTTCAGACGCATCGTCTGTATCGCAACAGGAGAGCCTTCATGGACGACACGTTGGCAGCGGCGCGCCGCTGGTATGCAGAAGACCTGGGATACAAAGTCCCGGTCCTGCGTAACCCGAAGCTGATCGACGCCTTCGCCTCGCCACCGTTCGGCGCGAGCAATTCGTAGGCCCTGGGCCGTGGAGCATCATCTCCGACCCATACAGCGACCCATTTCTGACCCCTGATGACGACCCGCGCTGGCTCTACCATGACGTTCTCGTGACGATCGATGCGAGTCGTAACCTCAACAATGGGATGCCCAGCTTCTGGGCCCGCAATTTTGACCATCTCAACATCGCCGCCGGCGAGCAGGTACTTCAGGTCGGTGCCGGCACCGGATACTATTCGGCGGTGCTGGCCGAGATTGTCGGACCCGCTGGTCGTGTGACGGCGATCGAAACCGACACAGAGTTGGCGTCGCGGGCCCGAGTGAACCTCGAGAGCTGGCCCCAGGTCGATGTCGTCTCGGGCGACGGCCGGGCGGTAGATGTCGGCAAGGTTGATATCGCCATCGTGTTCGCCGGAGCCACTCACCCATCCCGTGTCTGGCTTGATCGCCTTGTCGAAGGTGGCCGGCTTCTGATGCCTATGACCGACGATACCTGGAAAGGCTTTCTTCTCCATGTGGTACGGCGTCGAGACCACTTCGAGGCCTCTTCCATTGGTGCCGTCTCTATTTATCCTTGCAGGGGTGGACGCGATGAGGACGCTGCAAGACGTCTACATAACGCGATCGAAGGGTTGCCGCTTCGCAACCTTCCAATTCGCGCGTTGCACGTAGGTGAGCCGAGATTTAACGACTCAGAGAATGTGTGGTTTAGCGGGCCGGGCTTCTGGCTCGAGCGTGATCCTCCATGCTAAGATGACCTACACTGATCGAGCGCATACCTGTTCAGCCAAGTTGAAGATCACCGGCTCCGACGAGAACGCGCGTGGTCAAGTACTTTTAGACGTCGGCGTTTGCTCCACGAGTAAGGTCGTGATGCAGGATCACTTCTTTGCTAATGAATGATAGGAACTTCTCGGCAAACTCTGGGTCAAGGCTAGCTGCCTGTGCGAGCGTGCGTAGTCTTTCTACCTGGCGTTCCTCACGAGCTGGATCTGCCGAAGGCAATTGAAGTCGCGCTTTTCGTTTTCCGACCTGCCGAGTGCACCTGAAACGTTCCGCGAGAATGTGGATAAGAACCGCGTCGAGATTGTCGATGCTGCTCCGCAGTTCGTTCAATTCGGATGGAGTTTCCAAGTTCGCGTCTCCTTTCTATGCAACCATACTTTCCAGCTGGACACCCGGGTCTCTGGCTGAAACATTTTCAGGCTTTCCGAGTCACTGGGCCCTAACAGCCCGGTCTGATTGAACTAATTCGATCAATCTCAGTACGCCACCTCGGCATTGAAAGCATTTCTGACTCGAGCGCAGTAAATCAGTATTGGCCCATGTGGCCATCGAGGTCTGCGGGTCTTGGATAGCCAGGCGGCCAACAATCTCAAGAACCACGTACGTTACTGCACTTTCAGTGCTCGGCATAATAACGGCATCCGCGGTGCCTAGTCAGCCGCCGCGGTGCGGGCCAGCGCGACCAGGCCACCCGCATTCTTAATTTGGGCGCGGTGAAGGATCGTCGAGCGTGCCAAGTGGTGGATGCCCTTGCTCTATGAGGTCTGGTCATAGGGTCGTATGCCTTAGTCGAACCCACGGACTGCCGGAGTGGCAGCTTCTGCAGCTGCAACTTCACTCATAAAGGCAACAGCCAGTCCGAAGCCGATGAGGCCAATCAGGATCGACCCTGCAGCAAGGGATGTGACCCCGCTAGTTTCGACGAGGATACCGCCGAGAACGGCCCCGATGGCTATTCCTGCGAAGGTGGTCGAGCTGTTCATTGCCAAAATTAGCTTCGACCTCTCCCCGGCTAGATCGAGAAGCCGGTGCTGGATCGGAACGAGATACATGTAACTCGCGTTGCCCCAAAGAAATGCGATGAGCACGGTTAAGGCACCATGATGCCCGAATCCAACCAGAGCTACGAGAACGATTAGTTGCGCGCCGATCACCGCAATGAGAACTTTGTAGGGGCCGAAGCGATCGGTTAGAAAGCCGCACGCTGCGTTTCCTGTCACAGCTCCGAAACCGTACGCAAAGAGCGCGGCTGAGAGCAGCGGCACGCCTGTAAGCAGAGAACCGGTGATAATGACGCTCACATAGGAGTAAACAACGAACTCGGAAATGACCACGAATAGGGTAACCGAAAGAACACCGTAGATAGCCCTGGGAAAGTCTTTCGAAGCCGGGCCGTTTCCGCGCTCCGGCGCCTTTGCAGAGACACCGGACATCATAGGGGCAAAGATCAGCAATGCCAGGAGCCCCGCAACTGCCACGAAACCGAAGGCAAA
This genomic window from Bradyrhizobium sp. 4 contains:
- a CDS encoding glycoside hydrolase family 88 protein, coding for MSKSRWAEAIGHMQTRVDQTLSTVKTGFPHWADSSTGKWTTTADGDWTGGAWPGMLWLLARRTGKAKYLDAARLWSSRLRPRAHLQTAFKGFGFYYGAALGDILCKDNDAALLALDAASSLKAQFDYRLGLIPLGGDAEESEDVGNSFSSIDSLQAVPLLYWAGAKTGDSSYDGIAARHTKRVLDIHMRSDGSIVQSSELNPATGKVVRHFTHKGYSDSSVWGRAQAWGLVYTAIALAHDPHEKRWMEQLIAGADWWLSHVPASMVAFWDFDDPAIPNAETDTAATAITCSALLKLARLAPTAALRAKYREAGESTARALIDNYLTTAGPNDTRLPGMLVGACFNKRRDARAQDSANKAETIFGSYYLFESLNILDGLVEAEKV
- a CDS encoding dihydrodipicolinate synthase family protein — encoded protein: MPNETYPIYTGLFPVAPTPFTETGDLDLEGQRRVIDCMVDQKVDGICILANYSEQFLLSDDERKLLVDLCLSHVAGRVPVMVTCSHFSTRIALARARHAAESGASLVMLMPPYHGYGLNADEVGTLEHFSRVADAARIPIMVQDAPLSGVTLTVPFLVRLAQQVPLVSYFKIEVPFAAAKLRSLVQLGGETIIGPFDGEEAISMMADLDAGASGTMSSALLPDLLRPVIDHHRAGRRCEAREAYARVLPLINFENRQCGLRAAKSVMAEGGVIKCEAVRHPLAQIDPDTRRGLIELAHEANPLALYWGH
- a CDS encoding MFS transporter; translated protein: MHGFHSQAMQRRFFIGFSSISFFIVGAGIVMPAWVAFDVGGSNLVGLVLLASSLAGFALAPLSGHVVDRHNRLRVTASGQLVRAVGLLMLAPVHLLPDALSRPTLLLSAVLGAFGYALLAGAMSGILQSLIPETERMRFNMRLSFFNQAGMALGTGAAGYGIAHFGSATTAALFAFVAISVLPLLRNLTAYPTRTHAAKRLNLFSASREAINYLVNEPQSLSASVSVGLVFAVIQITNLLLPGFVIHSLGGGSRLFGTLEMTAAIAGMAALAAAGIPAVARRIARMTTLLVAGAAGSLLVLSYATDPLVAIVLYTVAGMLWNLARAAANGHLLTVVDSALIGRVQAFTTLLTGAVGALIFLLPTLLPNTTEAQLYMACGVMILVTTALLALWTRRGRPARA
- a CDS encoding rRNA adenine N-6-methyltransferase family protein — protein: MTIDASRNLNNGMPSFWARNFDHLNIAAGEQVLQVGAGTGYYSAVLAEIVGPAGRVTAIETDTELASRARVNLESWPQVDVVSGDGRAVDVGKVDIAIVFAGATHPSRVWLDRLVEGGRLLMPMTDDTWKGFLLHVVRRRDHFEASSIGAVSIYPCRGGRDEDAARRLHNAIEGLPLRNLPIRALHVGEPRFNDSENVWFSGPGFWLERDPPC
- a CDS encoding chorismate mutase, with translation METPSELNELRSSIDNLDAVLIHILAERFRCTRQVGKRKARLQLPSADPAREERQVERLRTLAQAASLDPEFAEKFLSFISKEVILHHDLTRGANADV
- a CDS encoding MFS transporter, producing the protein MARIMSLSPPDKRTKLILAALMIAAFAIGLDTFVIIGALEVISRDLNISTGAAGWIISIYALSYALFAPLNAWMFRAASRRNVQILSVSIFIIGNVICAIAPNFATLAAARVISAYGAAMFTPAATALATELLPPGSKGSALSLIFGGMTVSQVAGVPATSWIADVIGWRFAFGFVAVAGLLALLIFAPMMSGVSAKAPERGNGPASKDFPRAIYGVLSVTLFVVISEFVVYSYVSVIITGSLLTGVPLLSAALFAYGFGAVTGNAACGFLTDRFGPYKVLIAVIGAQLIVLVALVGFGHHGALTVLIAFLWGNASYMYLVPIQHRLLDLAGERSKLILAMNSSTTFAGIAIGAVLGGILVETSGVTSLAAGSILIGLIGFGLAVAFMSEVAAAEAATPAVRGFD